CATTCTCGCGCACAACTGACGCAGAAGGCAACGTAATAGTGGATTTCTTCTACCAACAGGGTCGGAAAAGCTTCATCATACTCAACAGCCCGTATTACGATTTCAACGTCGTAGTAGATTTCAACCAAACCGTCGAGGTCGCTTTACCCTTCATATCTTACAATAACCAGACGCTAGGTCCCAATTCGAGTTACTATCTGACCTACGACAAATTCAGCGGTCAGAAGACTCTCTTCGCCATTGCCTCGCAACAGGGCTCTTTCAAATTCCAGCGATATGTCAGCGATGGAGGCAAAGGCGTTCTAGAGGTTTTCGCCGGTCCTATGAGGCTGATTCACGTCAAAGAGGCTCTCCCCGATTATTACGGTGCTCTCGTCAAAGACCTCGAAGGTTTTGGTGCAGTCAATTTCTTTTCCTGGATCTATCACGGTATAGTTTATTTTCTCTTCTGGCTTTACCAGTGGTCGGGTAACTTCGGATGGGCACTGATACTTTTCACGATAGCCACCAGGTTTATACTCTATCCGCTTTACCACATACAGACGAAGTCCATGCTGATGATGAGAATGCTTCAGCCGGAGATCGAGAAGATAAAAAATAGATACAAAGATCCCAGGAGACAACAGGAAGCCATGATGGCCCTCTACAAGGAAAAAGGTTACAATCCAGCTTCCGGTTGTTTCCCGATCTTAATTCAATTGCCGATTCTGATAATTCTATACAACGCGATACGCTATTTCAGCGAAGTTATGGCTTACACGCCAGGCTTCCTTATATGGAGCGATCTTTCCGTCGGTGATTTCATCCAGAACATCCCATTCATAATCATTACCATCGTGGTCGGCGTATTCAGTTCGCTCCTCACTGCACAGGATGCACGTTCGGCCAGATCGGGCGTGATTATGCAGCTCATCTTTCCGATCCTCTTCGCGACCTTTCCATCTGGTCTGCTTCTCTACTGGACTACCCAGAGTGTTCTTCAGCTTCTCATAAGCTGGGTGGTTTACAAGCGACATGGAATAAAGGGTCTCACGTTGAGGCAGATGCTGGGACTGCCTGAAAAACCGGCGAAATAGTATTCAGTTGCTCTCATGGAGGTGTTAATGTGAAATCGTACCAATTCAAGGCCGATTCTGTCGAGGAAGCGATCCAACTGGCCCGCAGGGAACTGGACGCTTACGAAGACGAACTGGATATAAAGATTATCGAAAAGGGTTCCAAGGGCTTTCTAGGAATCTTCGGCACGAAAGAATCGGTAATTGAAGTCTCTCTTCACGACAGTCATTCGGAAAGAAAACTGTACGAATATTTGAAGGGTATTTTAAGTAGCTTCGACGAAGAGGTACTATCGGAAGTCAAGCTGGTTGGAAGAACCTACAAAGTAAAAATAGAGGGCGAGAAGATCTCAAGGCTGATAGGCAAGCACGGGAAGACTGTGGCCGCCCTTCAGCATATTCTCAATATCTACGCCAACAGAATGGCGCAGATAAAGGTCAACGTCACCGTCGATGTGGGCGACTATCGCTATGAGAGAAAGAAACTAGTCGAAGAGATAGCCCACAGGACGGCCAAGTCGGCACTATCGAAGAAGGGCAAGATAGTCATGGAGCCCATGTTCTCTTTCGAGAGGAGACTGGTACACGAGGTTATATCTCAGTACCACGATTTGAAGAGTTATTCGGTCGGTTTTGAACCATACAGAAAAGTGGTTGTCGAGTACAGCGAACGAAAATATAAAGAAGATCGCAGAAAAAGCGACCCGATCAAAAGGAGGGGGTACGGAGATGCCGGACAACGTCCAAGTAGGCAGAGCGCATGAGGTAAAACCCCAGTTAATTGACAACGAAAAGGTCAGAAAAGTGCAGAAGAGGGTGCTCATAGGTAAGGCAAAAGGAGCGAAAAATTTCGTGATGAGGCTTTTCACTGTCGAAGAGGGGGGCTACAGTCCTCTCCACAGTCATCCCTGGGAACACGAGGTTTATATAGTGTCAGGCAATGCGACAGTTGTCACAAATAATGGTGAGCAACCGGCACAGGCGGGAAGCTATGTTTTCGTTCCCGCCAACGCGTTGCATCAATTCAAGAATACCGGAAAAGGTAACCTCGAGTTTATCTGTGTTATTCCAAATACGGCCGAAGAGGAATAGAATATTAATGCATAAGAAGTAATTTGAGACACAAGGAGGGACCAGCCATGCCGTTTTATATGTATGAATGCAAAGATTGTGGTAAGACAACGGAAGCCTTCCAGAAAATGTCAGATGAGCCGTTAAAGGTCTGTCCATCGTGCGGGGGACATCTAAAGAAATTGTTAAGCAATGTAGGAGTAGTCTTCAAGGGCGGTGGATATTATTCGACCGATTCCAAGAAAACTTCGAGTTTGAGCAGCACTTCAACGGTTCCTTCGAAAAAAGACTGATCAGAAGACATCTAGAGACAGATATGGAACAGCGTTTGTGGAGAGGGGAGAGTAAAGTCTCCTCTTCGCTTTTTCATAGGCCGCGACTGCTATCATCGCAGCGTTGTCCGTACACATGTCTATCGGGGGAAAGAAAACCCGTATTCCACGTTTAGAAGCCATTTCAATAGCTCTCTCTCTGAGCAGAAAATTGGCGGCCACGCCACCTGCAAAGGCGATTTTATCCACTGCCAGATTTTGTGCGGCGTCGAAGGTTTTTGT
This portion of the Mesotoga infera genome encodes:
- the yidC gene encoding YidC/Oxa1 family membrane protein insertase, encoding MRKTLTMFVLLLSIFTLSLMGADLITQEGTNTLIVSGKTLRIVIDIEKGLLTGVTSFADNKGVEFYAYNESLGKDGFNIFDQQGNELLPQSFSRTTDAEGNVIVDFFYQQGRKSFIILNSPYYDFNVVVDFNQTVEVALPFISYNNQTLGPNSSYYLTYDKFSGQKTLFAIASQQGSFKFQRYVSDGGKGVLEVFAGPMRLIHVKEALPDYYGALVKDLEGFGAVNFFSWIYHGIVYFLFWLYQWSGNFGWALILFTIATRFILYPLYHIQTKSMLMMRMLQPEIEKIKNRYKDPRRQQEAMMALYKEKGYNPASGCFPILIQLPILIILYNAIRYFSEVMAYTPGFLIWSDLSVGDFIQNIPFIIITIVVGVFSSLLTAQDARSARSGVIMQLIFPILFATFPSGLLLYWTTQSVLQLLISWVVYKRHGIKGLTLRQMLGLPEKPAK
- the jag gene encoding RNA-binding cell elongation regulator Jag/EloR, coding for MKSYQFKADSVEEAIQLARRELDAYEDELDIKIIEKGSKGFLGIFGTKESVIEVSLHDSHSERKLYEYLKGILSSFDEEVLSEVKLVGRTYKVKIEGEKISRLIGKHGKTVAALQHILNIYANRMAQIKVNVTVDVGDYRYERKKLVEEIAHRTAKSALSKKGKIVMEPMFSFERRLVHEVISQYHDLKSYSVGFEPYRKVVVEYSERKYKEDRRKSDPIKRRGYGDAGQRPSRQSA
- a CDS encoding cupin domain-containing protein codes for the protein MPDNVQVGRAHEVKPQLIDNEKVRKVQKRVLIGKAKGAKNFVMRLFTVEEGGYSPLHSHPWEHEVYIVSGNATVVTNNGEQPAQAGSYVFVPANALHQFKNTGKGNLEFICVIPNTAEEE
- a CDS encoding FmdB family zinc ribbon protein; its protein translation is MPFYMYECKDCGKTTEAFQKMSDEPLKVCPSCGGHLKKLLSNVGVVFKGGGYYSTDSKKTSSLSSTSTVPSKKD